GTCAGCAAATACGGCGGCATTATCGACTGCAAAAGCGCGCCTGCCGGTTTCCAAAACGAGGCAAACACTGCACATGGTACCCTTTTTACGATCAAACTGCCTGTTTTTAACAAGGAGATATAATGTCATTGAAGATTCTTGTTGTGGATGATGAAAAAGACATTCTGGCCCTGCTTTCCAGATACATCACTGAAGATACCGATTATCAGGTCCAGACTGAAAACGATCCCGTGGAGGCATTGGCAGTATTTAAACAGAAACGGTTCGACCTGGTGATCATGGATTTAAAAATGCCGAAAATGGGGGGCCTTGATCTCTTACGTCAGATCAAGAACATTCAGCCCGACACATCGGCCATTATCATGACCGCCTATGCCACTATTGAAACTGCGGTGGAAGCGATCCAGGAAGGGGCGTATGATTACATCACCAAGCCTTTCCGCCGGGAACGGATTCTGTTGACCATTGACAAAGCCCTGCAATGGCGGCGGATGATTTTTGAAAACATGGCCTTAAGGGAAGAACTGGTTCACAAGGATGCCACCCGGCCCCTCATCGGATCGTCCAATGCCATCAGATCCGTTATCCAGGAAATCAAACAGGTGGCCCCCACCACGGCCACGGTGCTCATCACCGGGCCGAGCGGAACCGGAAAAGAGCTGGCAGCCCGGGCCATCCACCAGTTCAGCCTGCGCAAAGACTTTCCCATGATCACGGTCAACTGTACGGCCATTTCAGAAAACGTGATTGAAAGCGAATTGTTCGGCCATGTCAAAGGGGCTTTTACCGGGGCCTGGAAGGACAAGAAAGGCCTGATGGAGGAAGCGGACGGCAGCACCCTGTTTCTGGATGAAATCGGGGATTTGAATCTTTCCATGCAGACCAAATTGCTGCGCCTTCTCCAGGAAGGAGAATATAAACCCGTGGGCAGCACCCGCACCCGGCATGCGGACATCCGGTTCGTGGCAGCCACCAACCATGATCTGGAAACAGACATAAAAAACGGGATGTTCAGAGAAGATCTGTTTTACCGGCTCAATGTGATCTGTCTGGACATGCCCGGCCTGGACCGGCGGCCGGAGGACATCCCTTTGCTTGCCCAACATTTTATAAAAAAATATGCCCTGTTGTATCAGAAAGATATCACACAGATATCGGAATCCGCGCTGAAACACCTGAAAGCGCATTCCTTTTCCGGCAATGTTCGGGAGCTGGAAAACCTGATTGAACGGGGGGTTATTTTCTGCCGCACCACAGCCCTTGAACCGGAGGATATTTTTCCGGGTGCCGGGGTGCCGACTGACATCCCATCCAGTGAGACGTCCAGAGATATTCTTGAAATGCCGTTCCGGGAAGCCAAAGAAGCGGCGTTGGCCCTGTTTTACAATCAATATATCAAAAACGCGCTCACACACAGCAGCGGCAACATCAGCCGGGCCGCTGAAAAGGCGGGGATCCAGCGCCAGTATCTTCACCGCCTCATAAAGGAAACGGGCCTGGATGCGGAAGGTTTCAAACTTTCCTTATGATTAGACATATTTTTTCAACCCCAGTTTTTCCAGGGCATCATCCAGGCGGACGATGCCCATGGGATGCCCGTTTTTGACCACGGCAATGCGGTTGATCCCGTAAAGCAGCATCAACTGCACGGCATGGGTCAGCCTGTCTTCCGGGGTGACCGCATAATCCAGGCTCACGCCGGATGAGAAAGGCATCAGAACGGTTTTGACTTTGCATGATTCCATTGCTGCGGGCCTCCATTCCCAGAGGGGGAGACAGGCCTTAACGCCTGCCTCCCGTTTCATGCCGATGACAGCCGTGTCATCCGCTGAAGCCATTGACCCTAATGCGGGATATTCACATTCAGGGCATACTGGAGAACCACATAAATCAAATAGATCCCCAGCAGCCATCCCCCCTGCCACCGTTCAAAATATCCCTTTTTATTCTGCATGGCGATAAATGCACGGAACGACCAGAGAATCAGCAGCATCACCGGAAAATGGAAGAGAAAGAAATTTTCAGGGATAGCCAGCGGCGTGGCGGAAGCGGATGCGCCGATGACAAACAGGCAGTTGAGCACGTCCGCACCCACGACATTGCCCACCATGATTTCCGGATGGCCTTTGCGGATGGCGGCAAACGCGGTCATCAGTTCCGGCAGCGAGGTGCCGAATGCCACCAGGGTGGCGGCAATGACATCCTGGGGTACGCCCACACGCACGGCACATTCCGAAGCGCAGGGAATCAGAACCCGGGCACCCAGAATCACCAGAAACAGCCCACCGAAAATCATAAGAAAAGACTTGGGTATCCCCATCTCATCCGACTCATCCTCTGCTTCGCCATCCATGGCCTGGTTTCCACCGGATTTGGCCCAGGAGTAGGTGGCATACATATACAGAGCCAGCAGGCCCAGAAACAGAAATCCGATTCCCCGCTTGATCACCGGTTCGGGCATGATCCACAGGGATATCAACGCAATAACCACCAGCAGTGTGGCCGAACCCACCTGGACCCAGCCGGTGCGCTGCAAAATAAATTTGTTCATGGGCACCCGGGTCATGACACAGGCAACCCCGAGAATCAGGCCGGTGTCTGCAATGATGGATCCCACGGCATTGCCCAAAGCCAGGCCGGGGTTGCCGGTCCAGGCCGCCATGACCGAAACAAATGCTTCCGGCAGGGTGGTTCCCAATGAAACGATGGTGGCACCGATAACGATCCGGGGAAGCCCGGTCCGCCGGGCCAGGGCTACTACCCCGTCAATGGCCCAGTCCGCCCCCTTGGACAACAGCAGAATACACACGCCGATAACGATCAGCAGCACCAAGGTGGGTAATCCCGGGACAACACGTAAAAGCAATTCTTCCATGGGTAGACTCCTTTTTGTGTGATATATCAGTTAATTTTACTTATGATCCCTTTCTGAGGCAGACAAGAGCAAGACATGTGCCATTTGACAAAAACATAGAACCGCTTTTGATTATATGCAAAAATACACTTTAATAACAAATAGTTATAAAAACAACTCACCGCCGTTTGCATTATTTCACCCGGAAAAAACGCAGGGTTCAAAAAATAAATGTCTACCAAAAGTTTCACTTTGCTTTTTTATGTCAACGATCTGTTGACTTCAAAGGGCATAGATATCAATGGAAGGCCGGACATGCTGGATGCAAACCGGAAAGAATTAAATTAAATTACCATAATTTCAGATAGTTGAATCATATGTACTTCGCGTTCTTTCATTCCCGTATCCAGTGGCATGTATTTTGAAATGTTTTTGATCAACATAAGAACCCGTTTAGGGGTGAGAGGATTACACCAAAAACCAACAATCATAAGGAGGCAGTAATGGGTGCCAACGAAAAAACAAAAAGAACCGGGTTTGAAATCCAGGAGGAGCTTGAAGCCACCAAAACAACCATCATGGAGCGGTTGATACCTGGAAAACGGCAAATCATCGGATTTTTATCGGGAATCGTCCCCTTGTTCATCATGTTTCTGGTCGGCTGCTGGCTGGCCGGCAACCCGTTTGAAGCGACCTGGCGGGCATCTGAATCAGGGTATAATATTGCCCACGGACTGGTGGGCACCAACCAGTGGCATATTATCTGGTATGTGGTGTTGGTGGGCCTGTTTTTTGAATTCATGGATGCCTCGGCCGGCATGGGGTTCGGCACGGTCATGAGCCCCGTGCTCATGTCTCTGGGGTTTACCCCCTTGCAGGTGGTGCCGGTCATCATGATTCAGCAGGCTTCCGCCGGCCTGATCGGGGCATTTCTGCACCGGGAGTTTGAAAACGTGGAATGGAAATGGAATCCCATGTCGGAAACCATTAAATTGTGGCTGCTGATTTCCATTCTGGGCGTAGCAGCAGTTATTACGTCAATCATTGGGGTCTATGGCATATTCAAAACCGCAAAAGTCTGGATCAAGCTCTATGTCGTGATCCTGCTGGTGATGATGGGCGCTGTTGCATTATACCAGGCGTACCAGCAGCACAAGGGCAAAAAAAGGCCGTATCGATTCAAACGAATGGGATTTTTCGCTTTTCTGGCGGGTTTCAACAAGGGGATCGGCGGCGGCGGATATGGTCCGGTGATCACTGTCGGGGGATTGATTTCAGGTGTTCCCGTTAAATCCCAGCTGGCCGTGACGGCCATCTGTGAAGGCACTGTCAGTACCGTGGCCGCCATTCTCTGGTTCACCATGCTGGGGTCCGGCATGAAAATTGATTTTCTGCTGCTGCCCACCATGATGATCACGGCCATCGGCGGCGGTATTCTGGCGCCCTATGCCACCCGGGTGTTTCCCCAGAAATTCTGGACTTACACCGTACCGGTATACTGCCTGATCGTCGCGGTCATCTGTATCTGGAAACTCTGGCCGTCTCTGAGCAAGGCCCTGGGGCTCATGTAATTCCCTCCTGGCCCGGGGTCGGGGGCTGTCAGCCGCCATCAAACGGGCACCTGACGGCAGCACAGACGGTCCCCAGTGTGTCAGGCCGGAAATTACGGATCATTTCCGGCCTGACCATTCAGTGACAGAACACCGGATTCAGCCGGCAAACCAGCCCGACCCGATTTTACAGCAATTGACAAAGGAGAGAAGCAATGAATGAAACCAAAAAACATACAGGTAATTATCCATGCAATGATGACAACCGGCTTATCCGACAACAGGCCATACGGCTGGTGGTGACCCTGGTGTCTCTGGGAGGGTCCATCGGGCTGTATTACCTGGGATTTTTCGGTACCCTGGAAGGGCCGCTCAATCCGGAAAAAATCGGTGCTGCCGTGGCAGGCAGCAATATTGCTCCCGGTCATCTGCTGGCAGGACTTTTTCTCATATTTCTGGTTTCCATCAGCTGGAACTGGGTCTATAATCTGATCAACCGGATGAAAATCGATAGAGCCGCCACAAGGCAACCGCAGGCAGCCGGAAAACAAAAAATCACGCCCGTGACTTTTCAGCCTGTGCGCAAGGGCCCCTGGTCCCATACCATCTGGGCCGGTTCTTTAATGGGATTGATCGGGTTTTGTGTGCAGCTGATCTGACATGCCATGAACAGGAGATCGTATGGAAAAAAAAATTCAGGTACTGATCGTGGATGACGAGGTCCGGTTTGCCAGAAATGTTTCAAGGCTGCTGGACACCGGCCGGTTTGACGTCTCTGTGGCACACAATGGACTGGATGCCCTCGATGTGATGCACAAAATCCGGCCGGATGTGGTGGTGCTGGACATCCGCATGCCGGAAATGGACGGCATCGAAACCCTTTTGGCGATGAAGAACCTGAATCCGGAAATACAGGTGATCATTCTCACGGGTCATGCCGATGTGGAAACCGGTATTATGGCCATTCGAGAAGGGGCTTTTGATTATCTGTTCAAGCCCTGTGACATGGAACTATTGAAGGAAAAAATTCTTGAAGCAGCAACAGCCAAACAGATCCAGCGCCGCCCGGTACTCTGGCCCAGGCGCATGGTCAAGGAGATCACCAATGCAGCGTTTATCCCGCTGGACATCACCGATAATTTAAATAAAGCCCTGGACATATTCAATGCCATGGGACCCGGAGGCATCCGGGAAGAACTGCATGTAACGGACATCAAGGACCGGTTGCGGGGGGTTGTTTCAAGAAACCAGCTGATCCGGGAAGCGGAAAAAATGTATCCGGAACGACACATTGTCTGGTCCGATCTGGCCCAAAACCCCCGGTGGCTGCCCGAAAAAAAGGTGTCGGATGTCATGAAACCGCCGGCGGGCATATCGGCCCACCCGGACGAACCGCTTCACCAGGTGGCTCATAAAATGATCGATAAACACCTCCGGTGTCTGCCCGTGATGGCGGATAAACGGTTTATGGGAATCATCCGCCTGAATGATATTCTGTTTCATATATCGCTGGGGCATGAAAACAGGAAGCCGGGATATGAAGAGGCATAACCATATGTCAGGCCCTCTCAAAATTTCTTATCCGTTCGTCAGATCGGCATGGTTTGCAGCGGCATGCATGTCACTGGTGCCGGCCGCAGGTGTGTTTGCCGGTCTGGCTCTGTGGATATTGTATCGGAGTTCATCACCGGTTCTCGGCCTGATCCTGCTGGCAGCCGGAATTTTGGCCGGCGCAACGCCACTGGTCTATCATCTCAGGAAACTGTCCTTGCAACTGAAAAAAAAAATGCATCACATTCAACTGCTGGACCAGCAATTGCTGAAGATGAGCCGGATGGCTGCCGCCACCAAACTGACACGGGATTTTCTGGCAACACTCAAAGACAGCCTGATCAATATGGAAAGTTCTGCGGCCCTGGCCCAGGAACTGATTCGCCTGGACACCCCTTCGGATGCGGCCCGGAACCTGGAGGATATCAAAACAGGATCCATCAAATCCTGCGCATCCATCGACAAGCTGCTGACCATCACACAAACCCCTGGGAATCACTGGATTATCCAGGATATCCAGATCAATGATATGATCACGGACATTCTGGAAATCCTTGCCCCCCAGTTTCAGGAAAAACAAATCCACATTATTCAGAACTGTGAAAATAACCTGCCCATGATCCGCAGCAATTTTTCCCGGGTATACCAGATTTTCCAGAACCTGTTTCTCACCGCAGTGTCTGATATCATCCAGAAGGGGCGGTTGACCCTGACCACCCAATCCGGATCAGACGGCATTCAAATGGCCCTGGTCTATCCCAGCCGCCATTTTGACAAACATGTGCTGACCCAGCTGGCTGACCCGGCCTATGCACTCCAGGCCCAGGAACCCGGCCCTTGGCTGGCACTGTGCATTTATCATGCAGACCGGGTAAACGGATGGGTCCGGGCGGATGAAACCGATGCCAAACTTCAATTGACGGTCAATCTGCCCTTTCGGATCGACGGGTCATCCCCCCCGGCCTCCCAGGCATTTTTAAAGGGATTATGATCCGGAATCAAGATCTGGCGCATGCCATTGAAAACATATCCCACCGGGATCCGGAAATCGGATATGGCCTTTCCGAGCTGCTGGCTGCCGGCCGCATCCGGATTCCGGTGGATTCCGGCAGTCTTGGGGAAGACCCCTGTTTTCTGTTTGAAGATAACCGGGTGTTTGTCCGGAAGGTGAGTTTTTTCAACCATGGCATTGCCCCGGTAGAAGAAAGACTGGTGCTCCAATACGGAAAAGCGGCTGAAAAACACCGGATTGAAGAAACCCCCTCTCCCGGGGATTTTTTCGCCGCAGCCACCCGGATTCATCTGGCCGGCATCTTCTGCCTGGTGAATTTTGAACTCTTCAGTGCCGTTTCCAGGCTCAAAAAAAAAATCCGGGCCGCCGGCAGCGGCACAGACCTTGAGAATATCCTGAATGCCCGGCTTAAAATCCTTCAGCAGATGTTACAGGAACCGCCCGCAAGCTTTGGAATGTCGCTTTCTTTGAAGGAACCGCTGTATTTCATTGAAATGCAGCAATCCGTTGACTGTCATTTTGTTTTGTTTCCCTTTTCCTACGCTGCCCTGGGACAGCTGGCACAGCTGAACCTGGAGTTCTTCCATTTACGGTTTGTTCTGGACCTGTTTGTTTCGGGCGCCTCCCACCATCTTTTTGCCGCTGTCAGCCAGGGAAAAATCACAGGGATGATGTATCTTGTGGAAAAAAAACGATTGTTCTACTCGGGGCTGGAAATCCATTATGTGGCCACGGTCAACGGGCTCCCCCTGGATGAACAGACCCTTGATTACCCCAGGATCCGGGGAACCGGCACTTTTTTGATGGCCGGGGCATGGCTCTTGTGGAAAAGCCGGTTTCCCCGGGCATCGGAAATCGTTCTGGATGCGGAAATCGGGGCCGATCGGTTTTATGACACCATCGGATTTGATTTCCGGCCGCCTTATGGATACCTGCTCAAACACCCGAAAGACAAACTGCTGCTGTATATTGTCGGCATGGCCATGAACTGTGAAACACTGCCAGAACCATTGCATACGGCAGTGGTTCAGTGCATCAAACGGCAAATTGCCTTACTGAAAAAATCCATCCCGGCTGATCATCCCAGGCGGAAAGTCGCCGTTCTGACGATTTCCACCTGTAATCAGGGCGGAAAAAACCAGGGCCTGGCACAGATTGTCCAGCAGTTGGTCTCCCGGAACAGCCGCCGCATCCCTGAAGCCGGAATGCTGTTGCAGGTGCTGGCCCAGGATAATGCCGACCGGTCCAGACACATTCTGGTGAAAGGGGCCAGCATGATCTGGGTGGTCAGTGATCCCGTGTTTGACCAGCACCTGGAAGGCATCTTTCATATGGAAAACCGGAAACGGACCCGGGCCCTGGCATCCATACTGGCAAACGACCCGTTTTCAGACCGGATCATTCCGGTTCAACCCAGGGCCGCCACGGAGCAGGAACTGGCCTGGGTTCATCTGCCGGAATATATTGTCAAAATTGCTGAAACCACCGGAAAAAAACTGACTTCCCTGGACCCGGACACCCAGACCACACCCCAGTCCTATGCCGTGGCCAGACTGGCCGCCGGCAGTGTGTTCAGTCTCATCGATGCCGTGTACAACGATCCTTTGCACCGCAGCGGCATCGCCTGCATCCGTCCCCCGGGCCATCATGCCGAACCTGACCGGGCCATGGGGTTCTGCCTGTTCAATAACGTGGCGCTGGGAGCGGCTTACCTCCAGCATCGGTACAAGGCAAAACGCATTCTGATCGTGGATGTGGATATTCATCATGGCAACGGCATCCAGAAAGCCTTTTATGACAGCCCGGAAGTGCTGTATTTTTCCACCCACCAGTTTCCCTGCTACCCGGGCACCGGAAAACTGTCGGAAATCGGAACGGGTGCCGGAAAAGGATACACCATCAATGTCCCGCTGCCAAAAGGCAGAGATGACAAGGACTATGCCGGCATTCTCCATTTTCTGTTAACCCCGGTGGCCGCACAGTTTCAACCGGACATGATCCTGGTGGCCTTAGGGTTTGATCTCTTTGAGCAGGACCCGCTGGGACAGATGAATGTCACGCCGGACGGATATGCCCTGATAATCCACATGCTCAAGCAGCTGGCAGAAACAGTCTGCAATGGACGAATCATTTTTGTGCTGGAAGGCGGATACAGCATCAAAGGCATCCGGGAATGCGGGCTGCGGGTACTCCAGGAACTGGTGGACCTGCCCACCCTGAGCCCGGAAAAAATCCGCCGCATGACCCCGGAAAAACCCGGCAGCCTGCCGGAGCTGAAAAAAGCCATGGACCTGCACAGAGCTTTCTGGCCGTCCATTCCCTGAACCGGCCCGTTCAGTTAACGGCCCATTTTACGAAAAATCACTCCTGCGCATACATTTTATCAATTTCAACTGAATGACTGTCTATAATCACTCTCTTTTTTGTTTTCTGAGTCGGTGTCAACATGCCGTTGTGTTCTGTGAATCTTTCACAGAGAATGGTGTACTGTTTTATCTGCTCAAACCCTTCCAGTTCCCTGTTCGCGCTTGCAACTTCCTGCGCGACAAGCCCCCTGATATTTCCTTTTTCGATAAAATCCGGCCCGACTTTTTCCATTTGATTCAAGACCGACAGAGCCCGGACAATGCCCGGATCTTTGAGAAC
Above is a window of Desulfotignum balticum DSM 7044 DNA encoding:
- a CDS encoding sigma-54-dependent transcriptional regulator, which codes for MSLKILVVDDEKDILALLSRYITEDTDYQVQTENDPVEALAVFKQKRFDLVIMDLKMPKMGGLDLLRQIKNIQPDTSAIIMTAYATIETAVEAIQEGAYDYITKPFRRERILLTIDKALQWRRMIFENMALREELVHKDATRPLIGSSNAIRSVIQEIKQVAPTTATVLITGPSGTGKELAARAIHQFSLRKDFPMITVNCTAISENVIESELFGHVKGAFTGAWKDKKGLMEEADGSTLFLDEIGDLNLSMQTKLLRLLQEGEYKPVGSTRTRHADIRFVAATNHDLETDIKNGMFREDLFYRLNVICLDMPGLDRRPEDIPLLAQHFIKKYALLYQKDITQISESALKHLKAHSFSGNVRELENLIERGVIFCRTTALEPEDIFPGAGVPTDIPSSETSRDILEMPFREAKEAALALFYNQYIKNALTHSSGNISRAAEKAGIQRQYLHRLIKETGLDAEGFKLSL
- a CDS encoding CBS domain-containing protein, with amino-acid sequence MESCKVKTVLMPFSSGVSLDYAVTPEDRLTHAVQLMLLYGINRIAVVKNGHPMGIVRLDDALEKLGLKKYV
- a CDS encoding sodium:calcium antiporter produces the protein MEELLLRVVPGLPTLVLLIVIGVCILLLSKGADWAIDGVVALARRTGLPRIVIGATIVSLGTTLPEAFVSVMAAWTGNPGLALGNAVGSIIADTGLILGVACVMTRVPMNKFILQRTGWVQVGSATLLVVIALISLWIMPEPVIKRGIGFLFLGLLALYMYATYSWAKSGGNQAMDGEAEDESDEMGIPKSFLMIFGGLFLVILGARVLIPCASECAVRVGVPQDVIAATLVAFGTSLPELMTAFAAIRKGHPEIMVGNVVGADVLNCLFVIGASASATPLAIPENFFLFHFPVMLLILWSFRAFIAMQNKKGYFERWQGGWLLGIYLIYVVLQYALNVNIPH
- a CDS encoding sulfite exporter TauE/SafE family protein, with the translated sequence MGANEKTKRTGFEIQEELEATKTTIMERLIPGKRQIIGFLSGIVPLFIMFLVGCWLAGNPFEATWRASESGYNIAHGLVGTNQWHIIWYVVLVGLFFEFMDASAGMGFGTVMSPVLMSLGFTPLQVVPVIMIQQASAGLIGAFLHREFENVEWKWNPMSETIKLWLLISILGVAAVITSIIGVYGIFKTAKVWIKLYVVILLVMMGAVALYQAYQQHKGKKRPYRFKRMGFFAFLAGFNKGIGGGGYGPVITVGGLISGVPVKSQLAVTAICEGTVSTVAAILWFTMLGSGMKIDFLLLPTMMITAIGGGILAPYATRVFPQKFWTYTVPVYCLIVAVICIWKLWPSLSKALGLM
- a CDS encoding CBS domain-containing protein is translated as MEKKIQVLIVDDEVRFARNVSRLLDTGRFDVSVAHNGLDALDVMHKIRPDVVVLDIRMPEMDGIETLLAMKNLNPEIQVIILTGHADVETGIMAIREGAFDYLFKPCDMELLKEKILEAATAKQIQRRPVLWPRRMVKEITNAAFIPLDITDNLNKALDIFNAMGPGGIREELHVTDIKDRLRGVVSRNQLIREAEKMYPERHIVWSDLAQNPRWLPEKKVSDVMKPPAGISAHPDEPLHQVAHKMIDKHLRCLPVMADKRFMGIIRLNDILFHISLGHENRKPGYEEA
- a CDS encoding histone deacetylase family protein; the protein is MIRNQDLAHAIENISHRDPEIGYGLSELLAAGRIRIPVDSGSLGEDPCFLFEDNRVFVRKVSFFNHGIAPVEERLVLQYGKAAEKHRIEETPSPGDFFAAATRIHLAGIFCLVNFELFSAVSRLKKKIRAAGSGTDLENILNARLKILQQMLQEPPASFGMSLSLKEPLYFIEMQQSVDCHFVLFPFSYAALGQLAQLNLEFFHLRFVLDLFVSGASHHLFAAVSQGKITGMMYLVEKKRLFYSGLEIHYVATVNGLPLDEQTLDYPRIRGTGTFLMAGAWLLWKSRFPRASEIVLDAEIGADRFYDTIGFDFRPPYGYLLKHPKDKLLLYIVGMAMNCETLPEPLHTAVVQCIKRQIALLKKSIPADHPRRKVAVLTISTCNQGGKNQGLAQIVQQLVSRNSRRIPEAGMLLQVLAQDNADRSRHILVKGASMIWVVSDPVFDQHLEGIFHMENRKRTRALASILANDPFSDRIIPVQPRAATEQELAWVHLPEYIVKIAETTGKKLTSLDPDTQTTPQSYAVARLAAGSVFSLIDAVYNDPLHRSGIACIRPPGHHAEPDRAMGFCLFNNVALGAAYLQHRYKAKRILIVDVDIHHGNGIQKAFYDSPEVLYFSTHQFPCYPGTGKLSEIGTGAGKGYTINVPLPKGRDDKDYAGILHFLLTPVAAQFQPDMILVALGFDLFEQDPLGQMNVTPDGYALIIHMLKQLAETVCNGRIIFVLEGGYSIKGIRECGLRVLQELVDLPTLSPEKIRRMTPEKPGSLPELKKAMDLHRAFWPSIP